From Vogesella sp. XCS3, the proteins below share one genomic window:
- a CDS encoding YeaH/YhbH family protein yields the protein MSHIIDRRLNGKNKSAVNRERFLRRFKAQIKEAVGKAIKGRSITDIESGENVSIPVKDISEPSFHHGRGGVGEHVHPGNEEFVQGDRIKRPQGGGGGGGGGKASNEGEGEDDFAFQLSREEFMNVFFEDLALPNLVKTQLMGIEEMKPVRAGYTNDGTPANISIVRSLRGALARRVAMAAPTLARLREAEEDLDTLLESDDDNALEVRERRRHIHALREKINHIPFIDPFDLRYNNRVKQPKPTSKAVMFCLMDVSGSMDEGKKDMAKRFFILLYLFLQRNYEKIEVVFIRHHTSAVEVNEHDFFHSRESGGTVVSSALNLMADIVKKRYANSEWNIYAAQASDGDNWDSDSANCGKILQENILPWCQYYAYIEITEGEPQNLWYEYLRVAEQHKHFAMQKIRSPADIYPVFRELFKRQPATR from the coding sequence ATGTCGCACATTATCGACAGAAGACTGAACGGCAAGAACAAATCCGCCGTCAACCGCGAGCGCTTTTTGCGCCGTTTCAAAGCCCAGATCAAGGAAGCCGTCGGCAAGGCCATCAAGGGGCGCAGCATCACCGACATTGAAAGCGGCGAGAACGTATCCATCCCGGTGAAGGACATCTCGGAACCGTCGTTCCACCACGGCCGCGGTGGCGTGGGCGAACACGTGCACCCCGGCAACGAAGAATTTGTGCAGGGCGACCGTATCAAGCGCCCCCAGGGCGGCGGTGGCGGCGGCGGGGGGGGCAAAGCCAGTAATGAAGGCGAGGGGGAAGACGACTTTGCCTTCCAGCTGTCGCGCGAAGAATTCATGAACGTGTTTTTCGAAGACCTGGCGCTGCCCAATCTGGTGAAAACCCAGTTGATGGGCATCGAGGAAATGAAACCGGTGCGCGCCGGCTACACCAACGATGGCACGCCGGCCAATATCAGCATCGTGCGCAGCCTGCGCGGTGCCCTGGCGCGGCGCGTGGCGATGGCGGCGCCCACGCTGGCGCGCCTGCGCGAAGCCGAAGAAGACCTGGACACGCTGCTGGAGTCGGACGACGACAACGCGCTGGAAGTGCGCGAGCGCCGTCGGCATATCCATGCGCTGCGCGAAAAGATCAACCACATCCCGTTCATCGACCCGTTCGACCTGCGCTACAACAACCGCGTCAAGCAGCCCAAACCCACCAGCAAGGCGGTGATGTTCTGCCTGATGGACGTGTCCGGCTCCATGGACGAGGGCAAGAAGGATATGGCCAAGCGCTTTTTCATCCTGTTGTACCTGTTCTTGCAGCGCAATTACGAGAAGATCGAAGTGGTGTTCATCCGCCACCACACCAGCGCGGTAGAAGTGAACGAGCACGACTTCTTTCACTCGCGCGAGTCGGGCGGTACCGTAGTGTCGTCGGCGCTGAACCTGATGGCCGATATCGTGAAGAAACGCTATGCCAACAGCGAATGGAACATCTACGCCGCCCAGGCGTCCGACGGGGATAACTGGGATAGTGATTCGGCCAACTGCGGCAAGATCCTGCAGGAGAACATCCTGCCGTGGTGCCAGTACTACGCGTACATCGAAATCACCGAGGGCGAGCCGCAAAACCTGTGGTACGAGTACCTGCGCGTGGCCGAGCAGCACAAGCACTTCGCCATGCAGAAAATCCGCTCGCCGGCTGATATCTATCCGGTTTTCCGCGAACTGTTCAAGCGGCAGCCGGCCACCCGCTAG